Proteins encoded within one genomic window of Caldisericia bacterium:
- a CDS encoding DUF2284 domain-containing protein, whose protein sequence is AFSLFPGSCELCEVCEFEKSGKCPKRENVRPSISGTGIDINSVHEINFKENALYSIILVF, encoded by the coding sequence GCCTTTTCTCTGTTTCCGGGAAGTTGTGAGCTCTGTGAGGTTTGTGAGTTTGAAAAGAGTGGAAAGTGTCCAAAAAGAGAAAATGTAAGGCCCTCTATATCTGGAACCGGTATTGATATTAATTCTGTTCATGAGATTAATTTTAAAGAAAATGCCCTTTACTCCATTATCCTTGTTTTTTAA